The genomic stretch CTTGGTCAAAGCGAATAAAATAAATCTCACAATCAGCTAGAAAGTTAAGAATTATGTTCTCTTACACTCTTTTTACCATAAATAAATAGGTATATTTGAAAACTAAAAGCCTTGAGTTAATGTACTTATAGAACTAGATGATTGGTGACCTTCCCAAGCTCTGTTAATCCATCTCTGAATTTTGGAATGATCAGAACATGAACCGGAGCCTGTGGACTGATGTCCCGAAAGGCGAGGACCTTTTCGTCTTCATATACAATACTAGAAGGGATTTCCTTATTTATAATCTTGTCAAATCTGCagagaaaaataaaatagaatCATTGTGTGTGTCTGTGTTAAAACTTAGAAAAATAGAATCATTTTGGAAATTTCTATCTCGCTATTAGATTAATGCTCCTTTTTGATAAAATATAAAGCTTAGTGCCAGTGCCCCCTTTTATTTCGGTTTTAACAATGATAATGTTATTCCGTGCAAAAAAGAAGTATTAAATCTTTTAATGTTCATTGATTTTGAAGCATTCCCATGTTTGCTAGTGATAATAGATTTTGAAGACAAAACATATTTCAGAACGATAAGCATTCAATGACAATAGCGGGATCATGTTAAAAGACAATACATTGTTGGAGCTCCACTATCAGCATTAATAGCAGCTGCTCTGGCTGCTGCCTGTTCATTGTTTGCAGCACTGGCACTAAAACGCAACCTATAATAAATAAGCAAAATGTCAACAAACATTTCAATTCACAATAAGTCAATAACTAAAGCTACTCCAAATAAGAGGAAGACAAAAAATAATGGCAACCAAATAGCATATAACTTCAAAACAGATTCTGGTTTCAACAAGCTGTACCAAAATCAAAAACTTGGTGTCAGATGACAATAGACAGGACATAGATGAACAAGTTTTTGAAATAGCATTACATTTTAGCTTATTCATCCAGTAGTTAGATCACCATGTTTGTTAACGACTTAATTTCAAAAAAATAGATCAGCCTGTCTGGTATCAACTTATTTTAGGTTTTTTACTTAATCAGTAGTTAAAATGGAAGAACAAAATGATTTAGTTTTGGGCCTAGGGTCTTTTAGTACAGACTAAGAAGTTGGAGCATTAGTAAGTAGTATTGTAGTAGTACTAGTATGTATAATCAAGCTACTCACGAGCCCATATGATTTGGGCGGAATGAAGAATTTGCCTTGTTCCGTTCTAAAATTTTCAAACAATGGAATGAAATCTTCATTCCACTCCGCTTCATTCCACTCCGCCCCTTTCATTTTATGATATCCAGACATAGTCTTTAGTGAAGGCGATTCTCTAGTTATAACTCCTTTTCCTCCATGGGGAGATTTGCTGTGAACTCAATTGAAATGAGTATTTGTTGCTACCTATCTGTGTTATTTGCTTTCTCTCCAGGCTTTTCATCAGGGTTTTAAAACAACGGGTATTTCGTGGTGAGATCATCATGATGGGGGCGGGCAACACGGGATGCTGGTATTGTTGGCAGAGAAGGACTTTTAAGGAGAAAGGACAGAGCTATAATGAGATAGCATCAAAGATGAGTGAGGTGGTGAACATTAACAAGTCATGCAACGAGACGCGAAGGAAGATGTCAAGCCTATTGGTCTGGAAGTAACTGTTTTGGGTGTTAGATCCCTTTGAAGAAGTGGGATATGTGCTTATAATCTTGTTAAAAAATGGAAACTTCTTTTGCTCCAAAACAATTTGCGAAAAGACTATGGACTCTACATGTAGTGATTTAAGGTTAATGACAAACGGTACTTCATAGTTCATACCAAACAACAAGTATTCCTAGTTAATATCAAGGCTTTAAAATATGCGGTTGCAATTGCTGTTGGTTTACACTGCCAAGAGCCctggttattattgttgtttcTTAACAAGTTTCATTGGGAAATTCATCCGTTTGCAAAACTTCCATTTTTCACATTTGATTGTTAAGCAGTTCTTAATAGTTCGGTGTATAAACAAAGTTTCAAAACACATAAtattaacaacaacaacaacaacaacaaaaagtTACCTACGACATTGGATAGGAAGAACAGAGTTGGAGAAATTGTAGCTGTTCGCTTTTACAAGAAAAGCTCTTGTAGACACCAATTGCGAGTAGTTTCTGCcattattaaaaaaaaaacactTCAAAATTCCATACACACATATGAATGAAGAATGAATAGCGATTGAAGTACCTGATAAGAGAGAAAGGAACCGTCGCTGCCATGGTTCCGAGAATCAAGTTACTGAGAAATCTGTTAAATTGAGATGAGATTCATTAATTTTCTCTGTAAAACTAAAATCATTTACCCTTTTTGGAGTGCGAATTCTATGTAGACACCCCTTTCGAGTAGCTTTGTAAAAGAAGAAATCTTAGCCGTTGAAAATGGTGGGCCATGCTGTGATTGATAGCCTATCACATTTATTCACGTTCTAAATGTTTTCTTTTTTTTGTCTATAAATAAATAAACCACACGACTTAAAAAAATTAGTGCAAAGAAGAATAAGAAAAAAATGGCAAATTTTGTTTTGCAGGTTCCAATTCCTTTGAGGAGTTTTCATGTGTCTGCTTCATCCAACTCCAACGGTGCATCACTCATTCTCTTTCTGTCTATCgattaatttttttaatttttaaaatattttaaattaataattttataaTTTAGGGGCTGTTTCTGGAAGCAGTTCTTCTGATAAGGGTGTGGGTCCAGTGATAATTGAGCTTCCTTTAGATAAGATAAGAAGACCTTTGATGAGGACTAGATCAAATGATCAAACCAAAGTTCAAGAACTGATGGATAGTATTACTCAGATTGGTCTTCAAGTGCCTGTAAACAAACACTTACTCTCTTCTGCAAAATTATATATTCTAAATCTATGAATGGCTTTTGGAATTTACGTCTTCCTCAGCTGCTAATTGAAGTTCCTTTTAAGTGATGCAGATCGATGTGCTCGAGGTGGATGGAAACTATTATGGTATGTGCTGTTTTCAATTGTGTATAGCATCTTAGCAATATATGATTTCCAAGATCCATGGTTGCATTGGAATCATAATGGATATATCATGTTACTTTGTTGGTTGTAGGTTTCTCCGGCTGTCACCGGTATGAGGCTCACCAACGACTTGGACTCCCTACCATACGCTGTAAAATTCGGCGTGGTACAAAAGAGACTCTAAGGCATCATATGCGCTAAAATGTATGATCATTTTATATCATTCAGATTTGGTACATGCCAATTACAATTAGTGGTTCTATTCCATGTAATGACAGGAGTCTCTGTTGCTTCCCAAGGCATAATAGTGATCCCTGTTTGATCATATTATAGATGATACATCGTGTGTGTATGTATACATATATGAAGATGCAAATGTTTCTTGTTGATGATGATCAATAGTACACTCCATTGTTACTACTAAAAGAATGCATTTTGTAATCGAATTTCTCTTGCTCCTTGTGTTAGTTATGTATGGCGTATATCTGTTATTCCTGAAGTTCATTGTAAGAATGCAATTTTCTAGCCAACTTTCTCTCCAGACATCCAAAAGAGGTgaaaaggaaagagaaaataaaaatcaCCAACGAGTATATATCTAGAATAAGCTTTAATTAAGGCTCAAGGGTCTCCTTAGATTAACTTATTTGAATTTATTTATCATTTTCTATAATTTTAGCTTATGCAAGTTTATACATAAATGCTTATATTAACAATCCTAATGGCAAAATGATATGGCCTAAAAGAAATACACTCTCACTCACCACTAACTATGAAAGACCTAGAAATCCTACTTGTCTATTTGGCAACTACTTCTGTGAGCATTTAGTGGTAAATAAGTTCTTAAATGAATGTATAAGTGGATTAGTTAAAAGAGTTGAGATCTAAATTAAAAGTTTTGGTCACCAATATACAACATAGAAATTGACAAGGGTATAAGATGTCTAAAGTGCATTTTGTTATATTAACTTTAACTCAATAATTCAAAATAAAAGGTATGTGTTTAAAACTTTTACTCTTTTAACAAAGTTATGTTTAAAAGAAATGCTCGTAATTAATGACAACGCATATATGATGAATAATCAGATCATTCAATTCAATCATGCACATCCAAAAACTCAGGAAAAGAAAGCACAACACCCATTAGTTGACAGGAGTAAGTATAGGAAATAGCCCATAACTTGGTTCTTCGATAACATTCAACAAAGTTTCTACAGTAAACTGAAGGACTGATTTTCAGAAAATAGATAGTAGAAGATTAACTGAAATTTAAAATAATACTAGAAAAGTTAGCCAGTAATGGTAGACTTCACAAAAACACATAACTTAACCCAAGTGGCTCATGTCGGATGTTTGATCTGCTTTCCTTGCTTCTTTTTTCGTTGAACCAAGGTCCTTCCTCCACTTTTTGGCCCACCATTCAGTGACTACTCGATTATCCCTGCTCACAGCTTTTAGACTCATAGCCATAGCTGTACCTTTATCACCATGTCCTGATTTGGCATAACCACATACTGCTGGCATCAGTGTATCTGCCGCATCTTTTATTTCACTCTTTAGAACACTTTGTGCATCAAAGCCATAGAGCTTATAAAACTCAGAATAAGCAGGTGGACAATCTCTTACTAATCCAACACCCTGCATAACCAACTCAATCCGCTTTTTATATATACTATTAACTTCCTGACCCGCCGGAAACTTCCCCCAATCCCTCTGACTAGAATCAACGATCATAATCCTCTGAACTGTCGGAGGCAACACATCAAGCCTCAGAGCCAGATTTGATGCCAGCATATCAGTCCTCTTCCCAAGCACCTGAGCAAGCCAGTATGTCTGTGCCAGTCCAAATGGAAGAGGAGCAATCCTACAAATCTCCTCTTTCTGCTTAAGAATCTCATTCTGCATTGTCTTTGTTGTAATAGTATGAAGGGTGTTAAGCCAGGAAGTACAAATACGGTTCATATTATTCTCATTAGTAGAAAATGTCTGACCCTTATTGAGGTGAAACAGCCCAAACAACGCAAGAACATTGAAGCAAATCACATTAATCGGTTTTCCAGAATGTTTCTCCCAGGCCATACAATCCTCCACATCCTCTTTCTTCGCAGAAGAAACCATCCAGCAATACTGTACAGCCATTCTCGAGGTTGGATGGGGCAAAATACCACAACCTACCCCATAAGCTCTAGTCCAGGCAGCTAAAGCTGAGCAGGAGCAAGGAACGAGATTCAGTCCAGCGAGTTGTCGCATAGTGTATTCATTTATCTTCAAACCCAAACGATCACTGGTGACATCATTAACATTCTTCTTCCAAGCAACATCAGTAACAGACATATTGTCTAGTACATTCAAAATTCCCATATCACGTACATCAAAgttcatctgagctttctcacTAACAAACATGTAAACATTATCAACAACATTCTTTGGATCAGCCACCCCACCTGCAGGACCTACACCCCAGTCAGCAAAGAGAGATTTCCCAGGCGTAGAGTCAAATGTTGCAATCTCAGCAAGCACAGTGGCAGCAGGAGTGTTCTGCTGCATGAGCTCTTTCATACGATCATATGGCATTCGAGTCATTTGCCAATATTTGGTAATCAGTTCAGGATGGGGTTTTGAACGACCAGTGCCAGGTGCGACAGGATTAATGCCTAACCCGGAAGGAATGATAAGCCACTGATGAGGCTTGAGGTACTCAACTTTACCGATTTGAACCTCCAGTTCCGCTTCAGCACTAATAGTAATCTGATGTAAAGCTTCCTCCATAGTGTCCCAATCATATTCCTCGTCGCACAATTCATCACAAATAACAGCTCCAACTTGAGAAGCCTTGTCAGTAGCTAGCATTCGGTCAATTAGATTGACAGACTTATTCCTACCGTTGGACATTGTTTCTATTAAGGAACGTGGTAGACGAGATTGAATGAGTGAACAAACTGAAATGGCGAGATTTTAAAGACATGAAGAGCAAAACATAGTACAGTAGAAGATTGTGCAAACCCCGAAACAAGAGAAAGGAATTAAATGAAAGGAATGATTACGGAAAGAGTTCCAAGAACAAAAGCAGCGCAGGAGCAGTTGAAGAGTAATGGTCGTGGTTGATACAATGCATCTGTTAACTAGGTTCTCTTATTCATTTCACACTATTTAAATAGAATAATTAATTTTATGTGTAAAATAAATTATAGTTAATTTTATCTTTAATGCTGACTTCTGCAACTTAAAAAATTCATTTATAGAAAATTTATATtgaaaaaaaataattaaataattaattttatatatttattaaaaattaatGTATAATTTTCAGAATGATTTTTTTCATCTAGTTCTTAATTTATGTCATAGGGACACAAGTTAACACTATCCTAATTTTATAAAGGCCTTAAAATTACACCAGGATCCTTTaagttatttattttaatatattggtcttttttaagtttttttttctACAAATTAGTTGTTTAAGTTTCTTAACGTCTACACGGTTGAGCTTTTTTTTTATGATTTCGTTCCAAAAATGCATAGTTGTCATTAATGTTGCTTATATGGTTGTAACGTTGTTGAGATGACTATAACGTTGCTGAGATGTAATTGTGTTTTAATTTAACTTTAAGTAATTAGACAAAATCGTTTAAGTATTAAACAACATCCCTAAACTTAATCCCTAAATCTCAATCTGAGAAAGGGAAATAGCAGCAAACGAAGAAGGGAGATGAAACCCTAAACGTGAAGGAGGAGAGCTACGAACGGAGAAGAAGGATTCGAAGGAGACGAACGCATAAGTGAAGCATTGAACGTTGAGGTATGTGTCGTTTTTCATATCGAACATGTTTTTGCTTTATTGAAGTCTGGAGTTTTGTATGTGGTCCCTTATAGTTATATTGATTTCTACAACGTACAACTCTCTTCCCAAAATGGATGTTTTTATGTTGATTTTCATCATGGGGGATAATTTGATGATATGGGTACATATGTATGAGAGGTAGTGTCAAATCGGAAGTGTGATGTTGATAGATGGAGTTATTTTGAAACTTTGGGTGTTGTTAAAGAAATGGGGTAACCTTGGGTACTTGAAATGTGTTATGATTTTGTGGGGACATTAAATGAGATAGTAAATGACTTTGGTGCAATAGAACTGCTAAAGTGGTCCAAGATTAATGGAAAGGTAGACCTATATGGGCACAAACTGAAGCATAAAATTAACAACATCAAATTGGACACAAACATAACTTTTAAAAGTGCTTACTTCAACACCAAATATGGGCACAAACTAAACATCATTATTAAAGAAAGTCATTACAACATAACATTAACAAATTGACTTATACACTAACATCAACATAAACCATAACCACCACTTACTGATCAAAATACACATCAaattacaaaaatcataactaaaATCATCATGACAAAGACTAGCATCTTCAACATGTTCTTCATCATTTTGAATGTGTTGATTCCTGCATCCTTTTCCTCGCATTTTGAATATTTTAAAGATTGAGATTAATGTATTTTTGTTTGCTTTTCACCATTACACTATTTTTCAATCCACTCAAAATAGTTGCAATCACATTTTGAACCTTCACTTCGTTAACATATAACCGTTAGCATTATCAAATAAGACATAGAAGAAGATAACAATAAACATACCAGAAAGTATCTGCAACCCCAAAATAGCTTCCCAAAGTTTCGTTCATTCTTCCTAATTATTCGTATCACTGCTTTGGCTCCACAAGGACACCTTGGTTCGATTTCGCCATGAGTTTCACTCGAAATGAAGGAATGATAGTTTGGACTTCGTGAATTTGACTCATTCGTACTGTATGACGCCATTATTGGAGAAATGAAAAGATAAATTCGattgggagaagatgaaaatAATTCTAGGATTTTGATGGAGAAGAAAGTGATTTTGTCTAATTACTTTTTTTTTTGCCAATTTTTTGTTGTCTAATTActtaaaattaaattaaaaacaATTACATCTCAGCAACGTTAATGACAACTATGCATTTTTGAAACTGAATCATTAAAAAAAGTCAACAGTGTAGACGTCATGTAACTTAAAGGACTAACTTGTAGCAAAAAAGTCTTAAAAGATCAACATATTACAATTAAATAACTTAAAGCATGATTGGTGTAATTTTGTCTTTTATAAATGCCCCTGACACTCTTTAAGGATTTCATATTAAGAAATTATTCTTTAAAATAGTTAAAAAGTTCAATTTTCAATGCATTGATTACACAAAATTTTATAAAAACTTAATATTTAAAGTTATTAAAGAATGCTCTGGAGGCACTCGTTAGCATTTCCCTAAATTTGTTTTTGTTAATCAGATTTCTTCTTCTTCTAAACTCCTTTATGTTATTTTACTCACaatttctctctttcatttcTCCGTAATTTGTCTTTTATTGTTCCAACCATTTGCAAGAACATCTTAAAAGTCCATTTCTTAGTAAGACTATAGTTtcaagaaagaaaaagaaatgaattTTGCTTCAAATTGTAAGATCTATTCATAACCTTATGATTTCTATTGATATAGAAATCAAGAACAAAACTCTTTACTAATTCTTATGAGTCGATAACCCATGAACTAGTATCCCTTAAACGCATATCAAAATTCAATTAGAGAATAAAAACAGGAGCATATCTGAATTTGTCATTGGGAATCAGTGAAGGTTTGTGGGTATTTGATCTTCCAATTTGTAGAGTTTCCTTATGGCTCCTTGAATCTCCTCAGATGGAGATGAAGAGAGAATTTTACCGATGAGTCATTTTCACGTTGTCTACAAATAAGGATCGTAACCCTTATAAATAACCTTAGGGTTACTTCTTAGTTTTCAATATTCTAATTTAGCCCCTCATCAAATTAGACATTGACTTATGATATCTACACAATAATCTCATATTTCATGACATTTATGTTTTAGCCACATACTTAATAATAATTAGACCACTACGGTTTTGGCTATTTAAATGATGATCCTAACACATACAATATTACATTTGTGGCCCGAAAATTCTAACAATCTCCAACTAGTCACATATGTAACTTTACACATCTGTTACACTTTATGAGCTCAAAATTTGTCATTATATTCTTTAAGCATATCCAAAGGATCTCGTCCATTAATCATGTCAGTATACATAATCAAAGTGATTTTTTTCATATCAATCATAACTAAACCCTTCAATAATCACTAATAGTGACACAACTAAATGACATAGATCCATCATGAAATGTGCAGCATAAAAATCACATGAAATTGGTCTGTAGATGTCGATTTTCAATTGGTCATACTTTACTTTAGTAAGACCATTCAATAAATTTATTGTACAGAATATAAACTACTGAATATCAAACTTTATTAATTGGAAAATATCAAAAATCATAGTATGCATGCATAATACCAAACACAAAACATAAAATTCATAATTGACTAACTCCCACTAAATCAAATATTCCTCTAACAGTAAAACACCCATGCGAGCAATGTACTCATGAAAGACCTAGGATGGAAGACCTTTTGTAAGAGGATCTTCCATCATGGAGTTTGTCCCCAAGTGTTCTATATAAATTTATTCACTTTGTACCATTTCCTTAACAACTAGGAACTTGATGTCAATATGTTTTGACTTAGTCGAACTCCTATTATTGTAGGAATACAGGACGACTAATTTGTTGTCACAATATAACTTAAGTGGCCTTTCAATTCCTTCCATAATTCGCAGCCCAGTGACAAGATTCCTCAGCCAAATACCATGGTTATATGCCTCATAACATGCTATAAACTTTGTTGACATGGTGGATGAAGCCGTAACTGTTTGCTTAGCGTTGCACCAAGAAACTGCACCACCGGTCAACACGTAGATATAGCCTGAAGTGGATCTTTTACTATCTTGGCATCCAACAAAATCTGAGTCAGAGTATCTAGTGATCTCTAACTGGTCTAACCTCTTATGTGTGAGCATATAGTCTTTTGTTCTCTTTAAATACCTCATAACATTTTTGGCTGCTTTCCAATGATCCATTTCTGGATTGCTCAAATATCTTCCTAACATCCCAACTATGAATGCAATATTCGGACGTGTACACACTTGGGCATACATCAGACTCCTTACAGCTGACACGTAAGGAATCTTTTGCATTTGTTGAATTTCTAAGTTTTCTTTTGGGCACTGATTGAGACTGATTTTATCCCCCTTAGCAATTAGAGTATCTCCTGATTTACATTCCTGTATGCTAAACCTTTTAAGTACCTTTTTGATATAGCCCCTTTGTGATAATCCTATAATACCTCGAGATCGGTCCCGATGTATTTGAATTCCTAATACAAAGAATGCGTCATGATAACACCAAAAAACATAGTTTATTTTGATCCGATTTGCACATGTTTCAGTATTATTTTGTTACATTTTGTAGTTTTATGCTGGTAGTTTATGCATGTTTCAGGTACCTCACGAGTAAGAGTCGATTTATGAAGAAACCATACAAAAACGACGAAAAACAGAGAAAATGGGAAAAATATACTGGTGGCCACCTACATGGCGCCTGCCATGACTAGGCAGACATGGAGCCCACCAGAGAGGAAAGAGGAATGCAGAAGATGCAGTCAAAGGCTTGTGGCGACCTCCATAAGCCTCAAGGCTTTCGCCATGCACATCAAAAAGGCCAAAAACACAACTTTGAACTTGTGGCGACCGCCATGAAGTTCGGTCCCTAAAAAGTCGCAACAAAAAGAACTAGTCTTTCCCTATTCTCCCATATTTTTCTCCCACGAAGTTTACACGACCAGGACTTAATTAATCACCTATTAGACTATAAATTGTTAGTTTTTAGAAGTTTTAGGCATCCAAGTTTATACGCATAcattttatttctttgttttaaGCAGAAAATACATTCAAAGGTGATAAAGCTCTCGCATTGGGGGACTATCACACCATACTTTTTAGGATTTTTATTGTAAGCTTGGATCAGAGTAATTGTGCCGACATTAGAAGTTATTTTTCGTTCAATTCAGTATTCTCGAAGTTATTTCTGCATTAATTTCAGTTTTACAGGTTCTTTATATAACTGCTTTAATTTAATTCGCTTTGTTTGCAATTTATTTACTTGTAATGTCACTGTCAATTTCTATTACCATGAATTGCATGTTTATGTTTAATACCATGTCCGACTAAATTGCTTTGAGTTTAGTATGTGAGGATCGTCTCTCCGACGGGACTCGGTAATAAGTCGGCATAAACCTTTTTATAAAGTATTTTTCTggttttgatttttaattttaattCTGAAAAGTTTTGCACGAGAGTGAAAAAATTAAGGTTTCGAGTCAATAcccacgagagtgtgagacttgaactggatagtaaaaattatgcattaatcctaAATACAGCGAGATCGCTTTAGGATTAATTAAAActtattgattttcaaaaagtATTTCATGATTCAAATGGGCTAGCAAGAGCAAACATATGGTCTAGAAATTTAGCTAGAGTCAACaacacgagagtgtgagataaatGTTTTTGAATTAATATTTTTCTACTGAAAAGCGATTTAATACATTAACACACGCCAATAAATTATTGAGCTCTCGAGGTACATCGAGATCCACGTTCTGGTCTATCCTTTCTATTATATTTTCTaaactttattttaattttagtaTTAATTTTCCCCTAAATCAAATTTTCATATGCCATAGATTTACATAGCATCAATAGATAACGATAAGTTTGATAATTGGTCCTTGTAGAttcaatatcttttaaaactatACGACACaattgtgcacttgcagttagaTATTTTGATAGACTCATTAAGTCACGATCACATCACCAAAATCTTTCATCTCGAATGTTCTTGATAGAAATTTCTTAGTTTCGTGCATCATGCATATATCATTGGAGGCaagcaatatgtcatcaacatataggACCAGAAAAATGTATTTGCTCCCACTGAATTTATGATACACACAATCTTAAAAAAGATTCACCTTAAAATCAAATGAGAGAATTACTTCATGAAACTTGTGCTACTACGTACGAGATGCCTATTTTAGTCCATAAATAGATTTTGTTAATTTGCAAACCATATTCTTTGAGTCTCCAGACACAAAGTTTTTTGGTTGCATCATATAGATCATTTTATCAACGTTGCCATTGAGGAAAGTTgtcttaacatccatttgatggAGTTCCAAATCATAATGTGCAACAAGAGCCATGATTGTACTAAAAGAGTCTTTCGATGAAATCAGAGAGAAAGTATCTTTAAAGTCAATCCTTTCCTTTTGAGTATAACCCTTAGTCATAAGACAAGCTTTATACCTTTCCACATTACCGTTAGAGTCCCTCTTAGTCTTAAAAATCCATTTGCAACCAATGGGTTTCACACCTTCTAGTAAcgggacaagttcccaaactttATTGTCTTGCATGGACTTATACTCTTCTTTCATTACTTCAATCCATTTTTTCGAGTTGGAATCTTATATGGCTTGACGAAAGTTGATTGGATCATCTTCCATCGTACCGTTATTTTCCTCATGTTCTTGGAGAAAGACTATGTAATAATCTGGAATAACATTTCTCCTTTCTCTAACTTGATCTCCGCAAAGGATTAGTTCTTATAACACTTGTTCGTGAGGATTTTGAGTTTGTTCTTCATGAATTACCAAATCATCTTGAGTAGGAGGAAAGTCAACAATGTCTCGTGGTTGTTCCATATTTGCTTGATCAAAAGCAATTGTATGAATCGGTTCTAGAATCGTTATCGATTCTTCCTCTAAAACAAATTCTCTAACCTTATTCTCCCCCCCAAACTCAATATCCTCAAAGAATGTGGTTGTTCCCGTCTTAAAATTTTCAGACAACATGCGTTTAT from Lathyrus oleraceus cultivar Zhongwan6 chromosome 7, CAAS_Psat_ZW6_1.0, whole genome shotgun sequence encodes the following:
- the LOC127100355 gene encoding 14 kDa zinc-binding protein, which encodes MAATVPFSLIRNYSQLVSTRAFLVKANSYNFSNSVLPIQCRRLRFSASAANNEQAAARAAAINADSGAPTIFDKIINKEIPSSIVYEDEKVLAFRDISPQAPVHVLIIPKFRDGLTELGKADARHGEILGQLLYAAKIVAEKEGIADGFRVVINSGASACQSVYHLHLHVLGGRQMSWPPG
- the LOC127100356 gene encoding sulfiredoxin, chloroplastic/mitochondrial; the protein is MANFVLQVPIPLRSFHVSASSNSNGAVSGSSSSDKGVGPVIIELPLDKIRRPLMRTRSNDQTKVQELMDSITQIGLQVPIDVLEVDGNYYGFSGCHRYEAHQRLGLPTIRCKIRRGTKETLRHHMR